From Camarhynchus parvulus chromosome 10, STF_HiC, whole genome shotgun sequence, one genomic window encodes:
- the SPATA5L1 gene encoding spermatogenesis-associated protein 5-like protein 1, whose product MEAAVLKLLPLDPRDEGTQRCRLGPAALSLLGARIGAPLRISLPGGCCVCTAWPRHDLADGYLQADLSCSTAGLPGRELRGLSLSVGRLQLLPHGQLRAAALRVVLKSAALKKSTPRAVLQETIRELLRNVYVSPGYVVTVAPSPENPVVYVEILSASPLEEGAGLITPQTSIKIKEVITLEWYRHLSEDTAKTPVAGLDDVGKSLKEIIDLPFRFPKTFKKLGLSVPNGVLLIGPPGVGKTLMVKAVAKELGAYLLGISGPALHGSRPGEGEENLRRVFEKGREMSNEGPTILFFDEIDSLCPKRGSSNNAPEDRIVAQLLTLLDGVGSEGRMVIVAATNRPDALEPALRRPGRFDREVIIGTPTVAQRRSILQLLTSDMPISAEVDLAKLTEMTTGYVGADLTALCREAAMQAVSHSSWDSTETETMINMGDFQEAFKKIQPSSFRSAVGLTECKPVTWEQIGGLEDVKLKLKQSIEWPMKFPEAFARMGLSHPKGILLYGPSGCAKTTLVKAVATSCHCSFLSVSGADLFSPYVGDSEKILSQVFRQARANTPAIIFLDEIDSILGSRALCRTGHGVSERVLSVLLNELDGVGLKVTERRGGKLQLEAQCQEQSDEERKLEFQETLNKDFMVVAATNRPDMLDDALLRPGRLDKMIYIPPPDLKGRLSILKICTEKIPLDTDVSLEDVAVLTNLFSGADIENLCKEAALLALQENGLEATAVKQEHFVKSLQTVKPSLNIKDLEFYEKFSNRELAS is encoded by the exons ATGGAGGCGGCAGTCTTAAAGCTGCTCCCGCTGGACCCGCGAGATGAGGGCACGCAGCGGTGCCGCTTGGGACCTGCCGCGCTCTCCTTGCTGGGAGCCAGGATCGGCGCTCCGCTGAGGATCTCCTTGCCCGGCGGCTGCTGTGTGTGCACGGCGTGGCCCCGGCACGACCTGGCGGACGGGTACCTGCAGGCCGACCTCAGCTGCAGCACGGCGGGGCTGCCGGGCCGGGAGCTGCGCGGGCTCTCGCTGAGCGTGGGgcggctgcagctgctgccgcACGGACAGCTGCGAGCAGCGGCCCTCAGAGTGGTCCTCAAGAGCGCCGCGCTGAAAAAGTCGACTCCCAGAGCGGTGTTGCAAGAAACAATCAGAGAACTGCTAAGAAATGTGTATGTTTCGCCTGGTTATGTTGTTACTGTTGCCCCAAGTCCCGAAAATCCCGTGGTGTATGTTGAAATACTGTCTGCGTCTCCTttggaggagggagctggacTGATAACTCCCCAAACAAGCATAAAAATTAAGGAGGTGATCACTTTAGAATGGTACAGACATCTGTCAGAAGACACTGCAAAAACTCCAGTTGCAGGACTGGATGATGTGGGGAAgtctttgaaagaaattattgaTTTGCCTTTCCGCTTTCCAAAAACTTTCAAGAAGCTGGGCCTTTCTGTCCCGAACGGAGTGCTGTTAATTGGGCCCCCGGGTGTAGGGAAAACGCTAATGGTAAAGGCTGTAGCAAAGGAGCTGGGTGCGTATCTGCTTGGCATCAGCGGCCCAGCCCTCCATGGTTCAAGACCAGGAGAAGGTGAAGAGAATTTGCGAAGAGTCTTTGAAAAGGGCAGAGAGATGTCAAACGAGGGCCCAACCATTCTGTTTTTTGACGAGATTGATTCTTTATGCCCGAAGCGAGGAAGTTCAAACAATGCTCCTGAAGATCGTATTGTTGCTCAGTTGCTGACGCTGCTGGATGGTGTAGGGAGTGAGGGCAGGATGGTCATTGTGGCAGCCACAAACAGGCCTGATGCCTTAGAGCCTGCACTGAGGAGACCTGGCAGATTTGACAGAGAG GTTATTATTGGGACCCCAACAGTTGCACAGAGAAGATCCATCCTGCAGTTGCTGACATCTGACATGCCCATTTCTGCAGAGGTTGATTTGGCTAAGCTGACAGAAATGACGACTGGGTATGTTGGAGCTGACCTTACAGCACTCTGCAGAGAAGCTGCCATGCAGGCTGTGTCCCACAGCTCTTGG GATTCAACTGAAACTGAAACCATGATCAACATGGGAGATTTCcaggaagcttttaaaaaaatacagccatCCTCTTTTCGAAGTGCAGTTGGACTAACAGAGTGTAAACCTGTGACTTGGGAGCAAATTGGTGGTCTTGAAGATGTGAAATTAAAGTTAAAACAG AGTATTGAGTGGCCTATGAAATTTCCTGAGGCATTTGCCAGGATGGGCCTGTCTCATCCCAAGGGGATTCTTCTCTATGGGCCCTCTGGGTGTGCCAAAACCACGCTGGTGAAGGCTGTGGCCACGAGTTGTCACTGTTCCTTTCTCTCCGTAAGTGGTGCTGACCTCTTCTCACCTTACGTTGGAGATTCAGAGAAGATTTTGTCTCAG GTTTTTCGCCAAGCAAGAGCAAATACTCCAGCAATAATATTCCTGGATGAGATTGATTCCATCTTGGGATCTCGGGCACTCTGCAGAACTGGCCATGGTGTCTCAGAGCGGGTTCTCTCTGTTCTTCTCAATGAATTGGATGGGGTTGGGCTGAAAGTTACAGAAAGAAGAGGAGGCAAGCTACAGCTTGAGGCTCAGTGCCAAGAACAAAGTGATGAGGAAAGAAAG CTAGAGTTTCAGGAAACTTTGAACAAAGATTTCATGGTAGTTGCTGCAACAAATAGACCAGATATGTTGGATGATGCCTTGCTCCGCCCTGGAAGGCTGGACAAGATGATTTATATTCCACCTCCGGATCTGAAG GGAAGactttccattttgaaaatcTGCACTGAGAAAATTCCATTAGATACTGATGTGTCATTAGAAGATGTGGCAGTCCTAACAAACCTCTTTTCTGGAGCTGATATTGAAAACCTGTGCAAGGAG gctGCTTTGTTGGCATTGCAAGAGAATGGACTCGAAGCAACTGCTGTAAAACAGGAACATTTTGTGAAATCATTGCAGACTGTAAAACCATCTTTAAACATAAAAGACTTggaattttatgaaaaattctcTAATCGAGAATTAGCCTCTTGA
- the C10H15orf48 gene encoding normal mucosa of esophagus-specific gene 1 protein, which translates to MNKGILHTLRTKRELIPLAGILSFAAAGAFSFCVYSLFSKSDVIIHKIGSSEPWEAIDPAKPQKLVTINQQWQSIKELEEVKKLTK; encoded by the exons atgaACAAGGGCATCTTGCACACGCTTAGAACGAAAAGAGAA CTCATTCCCCTGGCCGGAATATTGTCCTTCGCAGCAGCTGGGGCATTCTCTTTTTGTGTCTATTCCCTATTCAGCAAATCTGATGTGAT CATTCACAAGATTGGCAGTTCAGAACCATGGGAAGCTATTGATCCTGCCAAGCCTCAGAAG CTGGTAACAATCAATCAGCAGTGGCAATCTATAAAAGAGCTGGAAGAGGTCAAAAAGCTGACGAAGTGA